The following coding sequences lie in one Leptospira inadai serovar Lyme str. 10 genomic window:
- a CDS encoding DUF6989 domain-containing protein: MKSTEKHALFFHSSYLVLCIITLLLPIPASIGWRLFFLVVVYTIGLPVAAQIWEHDRWLDIFRFVFPLSILQVFPDWFLSRVLGVLTFQEDGFYRIGTVPAYMAGLWTIPLFLSTFAAVRFSKRNPSVNPIAKYIVAGGVAFVIFAVSEEFARMIPIWSSQNVSMIGHTAVYVLLPELILGVFTAFAYFHTEGKPLRSKLLWTIPTMFVYLGALSWFYLLLEGVWR; encoded by the coding sequence ATGAAATCCACGGAGAAACATGCACTTTTCTTTCATTCGAGTTATTTGGTACTATGTATCATTACGCTTTTGCTTCCCATTCCCGCCTCCATAGGGTGGAGATTATTTTTTTTGGTCGTAGTCTATACGATCGGATTACCGGTCGCCGCTCAAATTTGGGAGCATGATCGGTGGCTGGACATTTTTCGGTTCGTCTTTCCTTTAAGTATTTTGCAAGTGTTTCCCGACTGGTTCCTTTCTCGGGTGTTAGGCGTTCTTACTTTTCAAGAAGACGGATTCTATAGGATAGGAACTGTCCCGGCTTATATGGCGGGGCTTTGGACGATTCCGTTATTTCTATCCACGTTTGCGGCTGTCCGATTTTCCAAGCGGAATCCTTCCGTAAATCCGATCGCGAAATACATCGTGGCGGGGGGTGTCGCATTCGTAATTTTCGCAGTCTCGGAAGAGTTTGCTAGAATGATTCCGATTTGGTCCTCCCAAAACGTTTCGATGATCGGCCATACGGCAGTGTACGTCCTGCTTCCCGAGTTGATATTAGGTGTGTTCACCGCGTTTGCTTATTTTCATACCGAGGGAAAACCTTTGCGCTCCAAACTTCTTTGGACAATTCCGACCATGTTCGTTTATTTGGGGGCATTATCCTGGTTCTATCTTCTTTTGGAAGGTGTCTGGCGCTAG
- a CDS encoding UDP-3-O-acyl-N-acetylglucosamine deacetylase, whose amino-acid sequence MDARIITESTEISGLLEDRNRSVLRLPDYFTDSSLIVERHTSYTVKNKFTLEGKATFENKNSFVKVSPTSDKRSSFSYNGKKFPLNAADCIKGNHNIQLGEVKIIEHPLAWMLAFGVYVDIETAESSLPTFDFCDRPYLDGLIGNLQAIAPRKSISVSKPIGLVWERGYCVLEPPENSKEAEQLILDHQVSYLGTSIGKARIRTPFEPNSFAYYCDARTTAFRTKSEAEKFYQVGLAGGLKDYPFTLENVLLLDEERIYNGREKFKDQNSGFDFEFLCHEIIDISSWLRFVEEEYEGRFVGKMTTFLFDHHKQIDIAQCACDRSVLEKHGVSILS is encoded by the coding sequence ATGGACGCACGAATCATCACCGAATCGACGGAAATAAGCGGACTACTCGAGGATCGAAATCGATCGGTTTTGCGACTACCCGATTATTTTACGGATTCGTCTTTAATCGTAGAACGACACACTTCCTATACGGTAAAAAATAAGTTTACCTTAGAGGGAAAGGCAACGTTCGAAAATAAGAATAGCTTCGTAAAAGTTTCGCCGACTTCGGATAAACGATCTTCTTTTTCCTATAACGGGAAAAAATTTCCCTTAAATGCGGCCGATTGTATAAAAGGAAATCATAATATACAATTGGGCGAGGTTAAGATTATCGAACATCCTCTGGCTTGGATGTTAGCGTTCGGCGTGTATGTCGATATCGAAACCGCCGAGTCAAGCCTACCGACATTCGATTTTTGCGACCGACCTTATCTGGATGGATTGATCGGAAACCTTCAGGCAATTGCGCCGCGTAAATCGATATCCGTTTCTAAGCCTATCGGGCTCGTATGGGAAAGGGGATACTGCGTACTGGAACCGCCTGAAAATTCGAAAGAAGCCGAGCAATTAATCTTAGATCATCAGGTTTCTTACCTCGGCACTTCCATCGGAAAGGCGAGGATAAGAACGCCTTTCGAACCGAATTCATTCGCTTATTACTGCGATGCCAGAACCACCGCGTTTAGAACCAAATCGGAAGCCGAAAAGTTCTATCAAGTCGGTTTAGCCGGAGGGCTAAAGGATTATCCGTTCACTCTCGAGAACGTGTTGTTACTGGATGAAGAACGCATATATAACGGTCGGGAGAAATTTAAGGATCAAAATTCCGGATTTGATTTTGAATTTTTGTGTCATGAAATTATTGATATTTCTTCTTGGTTGAGATTTGTGGAAGAAGAATACGAGGGGAGATTTGTCGGGAAAATGACTACCTTCTTATTCGATCATCATAAACAGATCGACATAGCTCAATGCGCATGTGATCGTTCGGTCTTAGAGAAGCATGGAGTGTCGATCCTTTCTTAA
- a CDS encoding TIGR04452 family lipoprotein, whose product MKRIVISSAIFMALAFANCAVLDPIGFTYDRIKGDKAASKITDAAIMTDLVNSTILNGKATVSILSILASDIAGIDPAKYYKESVINQCVTDIKGVKGYLIGSTLTVISSCKGITADGLIY is encoded by the coding sequence ATGAAAAGAATTGTAATTTCTTCAGCGATTTTTATGGCTCTCGCATTTGCTAACTGCGCGGTTTTGGATCCTATTGGGTTCACTTATGATCGGATTAAAGGCGATAAGGCTGCAAGTAAAATTACGGACGCCGCAATCATGACGGACTTGGTAAATTCGACGATTCTAAACGGAAAAGCAACCGTTTCGATTTTATCCATTCTCGCAAGCGATATCGCCGGCATTGATCCCGCCAAATATTACAAGGAGTCGGTTATCAATCAATGTGTGACGGATATCAAGGGAGTGAAGGGTTATTTGATCGGTTCCACCCTGACGGTTATCTCCTCTTGTAAGGGAATTACTGCGGACGGACTCATCTACTAA
- the lepA gene encoding translation elongation factor 4: MSDRQKYIRNFSIIAHIDHGKSTLADRLLEIGHVTDDRTKKDQILDSMDIERERGITIKANNATFNYVADDGHTYTMNLIDTPGHVDFTYEVSRSLKACEGVLLIVDASQGVEAQTLANLYLAMEQDLAIIPVMNKVDLPAADVERTKLQIEDSLGLDAEKAVAISAKTGLNVKAVLEEITRQIPAPKGDINAPLKALIYDSYFDPYMGVVIKIRVFDGSVKKGDRILLMSNQKDFTVNEVGIKGIGLIPKDSLSVGEVGYIIAGIKKVSDARSGDTVTLQSNPTAEPVPGYKDAKPMVFAGLFPIAGEQFEELVDAIEKMKLNDAALVYEKESSAALGFGFRVGYLGLLHMEIVQERLEREFNLDLITTAPSVKYTIKMKNGEVFDIDNPSKFPDPVFIETTEEPFVKASIITPIEYVGNIMSLAMDKRGIQLDTVYLTQEKVQLTYELPLAELIFEFYDKLKSLTRGYASLDYEPCGYRASQLVKMDILVNGEPVDALSMIVHRSKAEQRGREIIEKLKELIPRHQFMIPIQAAVGGKILARESISALRKNVTAKCYGGDITRKKKLLEKQKEGKKRMKQIGNVEIPQEAFLAVLKTGD; the protein is encoded by the coding sequence ATGTCCGACCGGCAAAAATACATCAGAAACTTCTCCATCATTGCTCATATCGATCACGGTAAATCGACATTAGCGGACCGACTTTTGGAAATCGGCCATGTCACGGACGATCGGACGAAAAAAGATCAGATTTTGGACTCGATGGATATCGAGAGGGAGAGGGGAATCACCATAAAGGCAAATAATGCCACGTTCAATTACGTGGCAGATGACGGCCATACGTATACGATGAATTTAATCGATACCCCGGGCCACGTGGATTTTACCTACGAGGTATCTCGTTCTTTAAAAGCCTGCGAAGGAGTTCTTTTGATCGTGGATGCAAGTCAAGGTGTGGAAGCGCAGACTTTGGCAAATCTATATCTTGCGATGGAGCAGGATCTTGCAATTATTCCGGTGATGAACAAGGTCGACTTGCCCGCGGCCGATGTCGAGAGAACTAAGCTGCAAATCGAGGATAGTCTCGGCCTGGATGCGGAAAAGGCCGTAGCAATTTCCGCAAAAACCGGTTTGAACGTAAAGGCCGTGCTTGAGGAAATTACCCGTCAAATTCCCGCGCCGAAGGGCGATATCAACGCGCCTCTTAAAGCCTTAATTTACGATTCCTATTTCGATCCTTATATGGGGGTCGTTATCAAAATCCGAGTGTTCGACGGAAGCGTTAAAAAAGGAGATCGGATTCTTTTGATGAGCAATCAGAAAGATTTTACGGTCAACGAGGTAGGAATCAAAGGGATCGGATTGATCCCTAAAGACTCGCTATCCGTGGGAGAAGTCGGATATATTATCGCGGGTATTAAAAAAGTATCCGATGCGAGGTCGGGTGATACCGTAACTTTACAATCCAATCCGACTGCCGAGCCGGTTCCCGGCTACAAGGACGCGAAGCCGATGGTTTTTGCGGGACTTTTCCCGATTGCCGGAGAACAGTTTGAAGAACTGGTGGATGCGATCGAAAAAATGAAGCTAAACGATGCGGCTCTGGTGTACGAAAAAGAAAGTTCCGCGGCTTTAGGATTCGGTTTTAGGGTAGGCTATCTCGGTTTGTTGCACATGGAAATTGTGCAGGAGAGGTTGGAGAGGGAGTTCAACCTAGATCTCATCACGACGGCTCCTTCCGTAAAATATACGATCAAAATGAAGAATGGAGAAGTCTTCGATATCGATAATCCGTCCAAGTTTCCGGACCCGGTTTTTATCGAAACCACTGAAGAACCGTTCGTGAAGGCGTCGATAATCACTCCGATCGAATACGTGGGCAATATCATGTCGCTCGCGATGGATAAACGCGGAATACAATTGGATACGGTTTATCTTACTCAGGAGAAGGTGCAGCTTACCTACGAACTCCCGCTTGCCGAGCTTATTTTCGAATTTTATGATAAGCTTAAATCTTTGACTCGCGGATATGCCTCGCTTGATTACGAACCTTGCGGGTATAGGGCGTCTCAGTTGGTTAAGATGGATATTCTCGTAAATGGGGAGCCGGTGGATGCACTCTCGATGATCGTGCACCGAAGTAAAGCCGAGCAACGGGGAAGGGAAATCATCGAAAAGTTGAAGGAATTAATCCCGCGGCATCAATTCATGATTCCCATCCAGGCGGCAGTCGGAGGTAAAATTCTGGCTAGAGAAAGTATTTCGGCTCTTAGGAAGAATGTTACCGCTAAGTGTTACGGTGGGGATATTACCCGGAAAAAGAAACTTCTTGAAAAGCAGAAAGAAGGGAAAAAAAGGATGAAGCAAATCGGGAATGTCGAAATTCCTCAAGAAGCCTTCCTCGCGGTTCTGAAAACCGGCGATTAA
- a CDS encoding 1-aminocyclopropane-1-carboxylate deaminase: MFPKLPARFYGASPVQFLYKINKSEIFVKREDRLFFSQGTKIRKLLGIYRTLAPYFRSGKFQTVVLQGNLHSNAILAGILFFRWLGIPTKVIGYSRNLQLQSPASILAGRFSEIVIYPTRREWEHHMQELLGDTGGGIAIQFDRIDGGVEVPTSARQILLPEYLFCQNALDGLAPLWDEIDPNEFDGIMLDVGSGITWLSALEWNRLPVFGVTLGLPKRKMQVWLESRRASLHLKHLAIPYDSLIEPKAELPLVSFSFGETERWNDKANQLWKKTGIYFEPVYACKTLSVLESMVLAGKIEGRILYVYQGGILQNFSIDVLSM, from the coding sequence ATGTTTCCGAAGCTTCCGGCGCGATTTTACGGAGCAAGCCCGGTCCAATTTTTATACAAGATCAATAAGTCTGAAATTTTCGTAAAACGCGAGGATCGACTATTTTTTTCTCAAGGAACTAAGATTCGAAAATTACTTGGAATTTACCGGACGCTCGCTCCCTATTTCCGCTCCGGAAAATTCCAGACTGTTGTTTTGCAGGGGAATCTTCATTCGAATGCGATTTTAGCCGGAATACTCTTTTTCCGCTGGTTAGGCATTCCAACCAAAGTAATCGGCTATTCTCGAAATCTCCAATTGCAAAGTCCGGCTTCCATTCTGGCCGGGCGATTTTCGGAGATTGTAATTTATCCTACAAGGCGGGAATGGGAGCATCATATGCAGGAATTGCTCGGAGATACTGGGGGCGGAATCGCGATTCAATTCGATCGTATCGATGGAGGTGTCGAAGTTCCTACAAGCGCTAGGCAAATTCTCCTTCCGGAATACTTATTCTGCCAGAATGCGCTGGATGGATTGGCTCCGCTCTGGGACGAAATCGACCCTAACGAATTTGATGGCATCATGCTCGATGTAGGTTCCGGAATTACTTGGCTTTCGGCTCTAGAGTGGAATCGACTCCCGGTTTTTGGCGTCACTTTAGGATTGCCTAAGAGGAAAATGCAAGTTTGGTTGGAGTCTCGCCGAGCGAGTCTCCACCTAAAGCATCTTGCAATCCCGTATGATTCCTTAATCGAACCCAAAGCGGAATTACCGTTAGTTTCCTTTTCCTTTGGAGAAACGGAACGTTGGAACGATAAAGCAAATCAGCTCTGGAAGAAAACGGGGATTTATTTCGAGCCGGTATACGCTTGTAAGACGTTAAGCGTTTTAGAGAGCATGGTTCTCGCGGGGAAGATAGAAGGACGAATTTTATACGTTTATCAAGGAGGAATACTGCAAAATTTCTCCATTGATGTATTATCAATGTGA
- a CDS encoding succinate dehydrogenase/fumarate reductase iron-sulfur subunit — protein MDLKLKVWRQKNSQDKGKIVDYPAKDISPDMSFLEMIDVVNEELITKGEEPIAFEHDCREGICGSCNIMINGVAHGPLPGVTTCQLHMRSFKNGDTIYLEPWRAKAFPVIKDLIVDRSAFDRVIQSGGFVSINTGGAPDANALPIAKKHADVAMDAATCIGCGACVASCKNASAMLFVSAKVAHLALLPQGQVEKKERVKNMVSAMDKEGFGNCTNQYECEAACPKDIKRDFIRILNKEYITS, from the coding sequence ATGGATCTCAAACTAAAAGTCTGGAGACAGAAGAATTCTCAAGATAAAGGCAAGATCGTGGATTATCCCGCGAAAGATATTTCCCCCGATATGTCCTTTTTGGAGATGATAGACGTCGTCAACGAGGAGCTAATTACAAAAGGCGAAGAGCCGATCGCATTCGAACACGATTGCCGCGAAGGAATTTGCGGATCTTGTAATATAATGATCAATGGGGTAGCTCACGGTCCCCTGCCGGGAGTTACCACTTGTCAGCTTCATATGAGATCGTTTAAAAATGGAGATACGATTTATCTAGAACCTTGGAGAGCGAAAGCCTTTCCGGTCATAAAAGATTTAATTGTGGATCGCAGCGCTTTTGATCGAGTCATCCAATCGGGTGGATTCGTAAGCATCAATACGGGCGGTGCGCCGGATGCGAATGCTCTTCCAATCGCTAAAAAGCATGCGGATGTGGCTATGGACGCAGCGACTTGCATCGGATGCGGCGCCTGTGTCGCATCTTGTAAGAACGCGTCCGCCATGCTTTTCGTCTCTGCCAAAGTAGCTCATTTGGCCCTGCTACCCCAAGGACAGGTCGAAAAGAAAGAGCGAGTCAAGAATATGGTGTCGGCGATGGATAAAGAGGGTTTCGGAAACTGCACGAACCAGTATGAATGCGAAGCTGCTTGCCCTAAAGACATTAAACGGGATTTTATTCGAATACTCAACAAAGAATATATAACTTCCTAA
- a CDS encoding fumarate reductase/succinate dehydrogenase flavoprotein subunit: MSLDSKIPSGALELKWDDYKSHTKLVNPANKRKYTILVIGTGLAGGSASATLAELGYNVKTFCFQDSPRRAHSIAAQGGINAAKNYQNDGDSVYRLFYDTIKGGDFRAREANVYRLAQVSANIIDQCVAQGVPFAREYGGHLDNRSFGGAQVSRTFYAKGQTGQQLLLGAYSSLSRQIGLGNVKMYPRTEMVDLVVVDGHAKGVIIRDLVTGEITAHAGDAVVLASGGYGNVFYLSTNAKGSNVTATYRAHKKGAFFANPCYTQIHPTCIPVSGDHQSKLTLMSESLRNDGRIWVPKKKGDTRNPADIPESERDYYLERKYPSYGNLCPRDIASRSAKEVCDAGFGVGPGGQGVYLDFSSAIRRLGEHTIAERYGNLFQMYEQITGENPYKVPMRIYPAVHYTMGGLWVDYNLMSNLPGLFVIGEANFSDHGANRLGASALMQGLADGYFVLPYTIGNYLAEVGFGKTPSVDNPEFKKAETESTDKINKLLSVKGRRTVDSFHRELGKLVWDKCGMARDEKGLQEALQKIPQIREEFWQNVNVPGSGTDLNQSLEKAGRVADFLEFAELLCFDALTREESCGGHFRTEHQMEDGEAKRNDEKFCHVTAWEWKGVGAKPVEHREHLEFENIKLATRSYK; encoded by the coding sequence ATGAGCTTAGATTCAAAAATTCCTTCGGGTGCTTTAGAACTGAAATGGGATGACTACAAATCCCATACCAAGCTGGTGAATCCCGCCAATAAACGCAAATATACGATTCTTGTAATTGGAACAGGACTGGCAGGAGGATCCGCCTCGGCGACATTAGCGGAACTCGGTTATAATGTAAAAACCTTCTGCTTTCAGGACAGCCCGCGACGCGCCCACTCTATTGCGGCCCAGGGTGGAATTAATGCCGCAAAGAATTACCAGAACGACGGTGATTCCGTATACCGACTCTTTTATGATACGATTAAAGGTGGAGATTTTAGAGCTCGCGAAGCCAACGTTTATCGCCTAGCTCAGGTTTCGGCGAACATTATCGATCAGTGCGTGGCTCAAGGCGTTCCTTTCGCAAGAGAATACGGCGGCCATTTAGATAACCGCTCTTTCGGCGGAGCCCAGGTGTCCCGCACGTTCTATGCCAAAGGTCAGACTGGACAACAACTTCTTTTAGGAGCCTATTCTTCTCTTTCTCGACAAATCGGATTAGGAAATGTTAAAATGTATCCTCGAACCGAAATGGTCGATTTGGTCGTGGTGGACGGACATGCAAAAGGCGTGATCATTCGAGATCTAGTTACGGGGGAAATCACGGCTCATGCGGGGGATGCGGTAGTGTTGGCCTCGGGAGGATATGGAAACGTATTTTATTTGTCTACGAATGCGAAAGGTTCCAATGTTACGGCGACCTATAGGGCCCATAAAAAGGGGGCTTTCTTCGCAAATCCTTGCTATACGCAAATCCACCCCACTTGCATCCCGGTTTCCGGCGACCATCAATCCAAGCTGACTCTGATGTCCGAGTCGCTTCGAAATGATGGGCGAATTTGGGTCCCGAAAAAGAAAGGAGATACTCGAAATCCCGCAGACATTCCCGAAAGCGAACGGGATTATTATCTCGAAAGAAAATATCCGAGTTACGGCAATCTCTGCCCTCGGGATATAGCTTCGCGTTCCGCCAAAGAAGTTTGCGACGCGGGCTTCGGAGTCGGACCCGGTGGACAAGGAGTCTATCTCGATTTTTCCTCCGCAATTCGGCGTTTGGGAGAACATACGATTGCCGAACGTTACGGAAATCTTTTCCAGATGTACGAGCAAATCACGGGTGAAAATCCTTATAAAGTCCCGATGAGAATCTATCCTGCGGTTCACTATACAATGGGCGGACTTTGGGTAGACTATAATCTCATGAGTAACCTTCCAGGTTTGTTCGTTATCGGCGAGGCCAACTTTTCCGATCACGGAGCCAACCGATTAGGTGCCTCGGCGCTGATGCAAGGTTTGGCGGATGGATATTTTGTACTTCCTTACACAATCGGTAACTATCTCGCGGAAGTCGGATTCGGTAAAACACCGTCCGTCGATAATCCCGAGTTTAAGAAAGCGGAGACCGAGAGTACCGACAAAATCAATAAACTTCTAAGCGTTAAAGGACGCCGTACTGTGGATTCATTCCATAGAGAACTAGGCAAACTTGTCTGGGATAAATGTGGAATGGCCAGGGATGAGAAAGGCCTGCAGGAGGCTCTGCAGAAAATTCCTCAAATCAGGGAGGAGTTCTGGCAAAACGTAAATGTGCCAGGATCGGGAACGGATTTGAACCAGTCCCTGGAAAAAGCAGGACGAGTGGCCGACTTCTTAGAATTCGCCGAACTTCTCTGCTTTGATGCTCTCACTAGGGAAGAATCCTGCGGCGGGCATTTTAGAACGGAACATCAGATGGAAGATGGCGAAGCCAAACGAAACGACGAAAAATTCTGCCATGTCACTGCGTGGGAATGGAAAGGCGTCGGAGCCAAACCGGTTGAACACAGGGAACACCTGGAGTTCGAGAACATTAAACTCGCAACGAGGAGCTATAAGTAA
- a CDS encoding succinate dehydrogenase cytochrome b subunit, translating into MDFQAGYLRSSIGRKTIVGITGLVFFGFVFFHMLGNLQIFQEPDKINSYAAFLQSLGGLLWIARGTLLIAFVLHVFYAIKLSLENRQARPVAYVKESTIQATLSSRMMALTGLLIFGAILYHLAHFTLGITDPKDFALKDSQGRHDVYAMVVLGFQNPIVSTAYILWMFVLASHLRHGVSSVFQTFGLNTPFWAPKTNAFAIGYALLIFVGNSSIPLSILLGYVKLPGAQ; encoded by the coding sequence ATGGATTTTCAGGCTGGATACCTTAGGTCTTCCATCGGTAGAAAAACTATCGTAGGAATTACCGGACTCGTTTTCTTCGGCTTCGTGTTTTTTCACATGCTGGGGAATCTCCAGATTTTCCAGGAACCGGATAAAATTAATAGTTACGCCGCGTTCCTCCAAAGCCTCGGCGGACTTCTTTGGATCGCGAGAGGTACGCTTTTGATTGCCTTCGTATTACACGTTTTTTATGCAATCAAACTTTCTTTAGAGAACAGACAGGCGAGGCCGGTAGCGTATGTAAAAGAAAGTACGATCCAAGCGACTCTTTCTTCCAGAATGATGGCCCTCACCGGTTTATTGATTTTCGGAGCAATATTGTATCACCTCGCTCATTTTACGCTCGGAATTACGGATCCGAAAGATTTCGCCTTAAAAGATTCCCAAGGGAGACACGACGTTTATGCCATGGTGGTTCTAGGATTCCAAAATCCGATCGTTTCTACCGCATACATCCTTTGGATGTTCGTACTGGCCTCCCACCTTCGCCACGGAGTTTCCAGCGTGTTTCAGACATTCGGTTTAAATACACCGTTTTGGGCGCCGAAGACCAATGCATTTGCAATCGGATATGCGCTTCTTATTTTTGTAGGAAATTCTTCCATACCGCTATCGATCCTTTTAGGATACGTCAAGTTACCAGGAGCACAATAG
- a CDS encoding aldo/keto reductase codes for MQKIDPFISLYRRELFPGSIKPVGENLDSETEGFYFQFKGYRISRVGFGCYRVGLENPKHKKALILALRSGVNLIDTSANYGDGEAESLVGEVLSEEFAFGNLKRESVCIVTKAGYIQGRNMEVAEQRETSGNPFPETTYYQPGCFHCISPEFLEDQLERSRKRLGLHTIDIFLLHNPEYFLMDRQKHGVPEKEAKEEYYRRIREAFSFLERARADGRILYYGISSNTFPDTEDSYTGTSLSKVLQISKEVGGGDSGFSAAQFPANWYEDGFLRNHNSAGENLVATCRNFDILPLINRPLNSFVSDKGMVRLTYRPGPDQEVRITALESLFNELRTYETRIQDLSENRKGFQGLSVQWFAYREKIQNVEQLHQILGRSWIPAAQSSLKFISDRLGKEEAIRYTDLLNKTIPYFEEWIILHQAEARSPLYEELKGRFHSDRHGPNSLSSMMVLHLSQLIQKGTVLIGMRKEEYVKDILQLKDQVRSPISEEEWGYHGIRS; via the coding sequence ATGCAAAAAATAGACCCATTTATTTCGCTCTATCGAAGAGAGCTTTTTCCCGGTTCTATAAAACCGGTTGGCGAGAATTTAGACTCGGAAACGGAAGGCTTCTATTTTCAATTCAAAGGATATCGAATTTCTAGAGTCGGGTTCGGCTGTTATCGAGTAGGCTTGGAAAATCCGAAGCATAAAAAGGCCCTGATTCTCGCGCTTCGCTCCGGTGTAAATTTGATCGATACCTCTGCTAATTATGGGGATGGCGAGGCGGAGAGTCTAGTCGGAGAAGTACTTTCGGAGGAATTTGCATTCGGAAATTTGAAACGTGAATCGGTTTGCATCGTTACGAAAGCCGGATACATTCAGGGTCGGAACATGGAAGTTGCCGAGCAACGGGAAACATCCGGGAATCCATTTCCCGAAACGACATATTATCAACCTGGTTGCTTCCATTGTATTTCACCTGAATTCTTAGAAGATCAATTGGAGAGATCTAGAAAAAGATTGGGCTTGCATACGATCGATATTTTTCTACTGCATAATCCGGAATATTTTCTGATGGATCGGCAAAAGCATGGAGTTCCGGAGAAGGAAGCAAAGGAGGAATATTATCGGCGAATTCGAGAAGCATTCTCGTTTTTGGAGAGAGCGAGGGCGGATGGCAGAATTCTTTATTACGGAATTTCTAGCAATACCTTCCCGGATACTGAAGATTCTTACACTGGTACGTCTTTGTCGAAGGTACTACAAATTTCTAAAGAGGTCGGCGGAGGCGACTCCGGTTTCTCCGCAGCTCAGTTCCCGGCCAATTGGTACGAAGATGGTTTTCTGCGGAATCACAATTCAGCGGGAGAAAATCTCGTAGCTACTTGTAGGAACTTCGACATCCTCCCCCTGATCAACCGGCCCTTGAATTCTTTCGTCTCTGACAAAGGAATGGTTCGATTGACTTATCGACCAGGGCCGGACCAGGAGGTTCGAATAACCGCTTTGGAATCGTTATTCAACGAGCTGAGAACGTACGAGACTCGGATCCAAGATCTTTCGGAAAATCGGAAAGGGTTTCAGGGCCTGAGCGTCCAATGGTTTGCGTATCGAGAGAAAATTCAGAATGTCGAGCAGCTGCACCAAATCTTAGGGAGATCCTGGATCCCCGCCGCTCAATCGTCCTTAAAATTTATATCCGATCGTTTGGGAAAAGAGGAGGCAATTCGCTATACGGACCTGCTCAATAAGACGATCCCATATTTCGAGGAATGGATTATTTTGCATCAGGCCGAGGCCCGGTCACCTCTGTACGAGGAATTAAAAGGTAGATTTCACTCCGACAGGCACGGGCCTAATAGCCTATCCTCCATGATGGTCTTGCATTTGTCTCAACTCATACAAAAGGGAACAGTGCTGATCGGGATGAGAAAAGAGGAATACGTCAAAGATATATTACAACTTAAGGATCAAGTACGATCTCCGATTTCGGAGGAGGAATGGGGATACCATGGAATTCGATCCTGA
- a CDS encoding DUF309 domain-containing protein translates to MEFDPEILAILDRIRNTPDLDSSFSFAWMEGRKLYFAGNYFELHEVFEFQWKKESGGRKLLLHGWIQLAISLNKIFKKPNIRGARMQAEKSKEKFDALLRSSELSSAGRTNTVQTIRFLETLLTKFSGDIGWDFEQIRELSLPTMTETGEEWFSSI, encoded by the coding sequence ATGGAATTCGATCCTGAGATCCTGGCAATTTTAGACCGGATTCGCAATACCCCGGACTTGGACTCCAGTTTTTCCTTTGCATGGATGGAGGGGAGAAAATTATATTTTGCCGGAAATTATTTCGAGCTACATGAGGTTTTCGAGTTTCAGTGGAAGAAGGAATCCGGAGGAAGGAAACTTCTCTTACACGGTTGGATACAATTAGCGATTTCTTTAAACAAAATATTCAAAAAACCGAATATTAGAGGAGCCAGAATGCAGGCCGAAAAATCGAAGGAGAAATTCGATGCATTATTGCGATCCTCCGAACTTTCGTCGGCAGGCCGCACTAATACCGTGCAGACGATTCGATTTTTGGAGACTCTACTTACCAAATTCAGCGGAGATATTGGTTGGGACTTCGAACAAATTCGAGAGCTTTCTTTACCCACTATGACCGAAACGGGAGAGGAATGGTTTTCTTCCATTTGA